In the Wyeomyia smithii strain HCP4-BCI-WySm-NY-G18 chromosome 2, ASM2978416v1, whole genome shotgun sequence genome, one interval contains:
- the LOC129724025 gene encoding 26S proteasome non-ATPase regulatory subunit 12, with protein sequence MDQNMDINAFEGRIVKMEVDYTAICDEKIPLCKAMAKNENKFNEALEILLQLEKQTRIAMDVGSSSRVLITIVQICFEANNWNYLNEYITILVKRRSQSKHAVAKMIQECCTYVDKTPDKETKLKLIDTLRTVTEGKIYVEVERARLTKMLADIKETDGDVTGAASIMEELQVETYGSMDKREKVELILEQMRLCLAKQDFVRTQIIAKKISIKFFNDPEQQDLKLKYYDLMIRLDKDSSFIKTSHHYLAVVDSELIAKETERRQKMMIYAVLYCILSPYDNEQVDMMHNLSKNKLLEELPVYKELLRLFMCKELINFDALCAVYAAELNTFDIFNQETTHGKKCWAELKNRLIEHNVRIISNYYTRINLKRMAELLDLSENECEEYLSRMVNAGTLKVKTDRPAGVIYFSTKKAASEILNDWAFGLNELMNLVNKTCHLINKEECINNVMPAPTSATVVPL encoded by the exons ATGGATCAAAATATGGACATTAACGCTTTTGAGGGCCGTATTGTGAAGATGGAGGTGGATTACACGGCTATTTGTGATGAGAAAATTCCGCTCTGCAAAGCGATGGCCAAAAATGAGAATAAATTCAACGAAGCGTTGGAGATTTTACTGCAGCTGGAGAAACAGACTCGCATCGCCATGGATGTGGGTTCCAGCTCGCGGGTGCTTATAACCATCGTGCAGATTTGTTTCGAGGCTAACAATTGGAATTATCTGAACGAGTATATTACAATCCTGGTCAAGCGGCGTTCTCAGTCTAAGCACGCGGTGGCTAAAATGATTCAGGAATGTTGCACCTACGTGGACAAAACACCGGATAAAGAAACGAAACTGAAGCTAATCGATACATTGCGAACAGTTACTGAAGGAAAGATCTACGTTGAAGTAGAACGTGCACGATTGACCAAAATGTTGGCTGACATTAAAGAAACGGACGGTGACGTTACCGGAGCGGCGTCGATTATGGAAGAACTCCAGGTCGAAACATACGGTTCAATGGACAAGCGGGAAAAGGTAGAGCTTATTCTAGAACAAATGAGACTGTGTCTGGCGAAGCAAGATTTTGTTCGAACGCAAATTATTGCTAAGAAGATAAGCATTAAGTTTTTCAACGATCCGGAACAGCAGGATCTGAAGCTAAAGTATTACGATTTGATG ATTCGGCTAGACAAGGATTCGTCATTTATTAAAACGTCTCACCATTATTTAGCTGTTGTGGATTCTGAGCTTATTGCGAAGGAAACCGAACGACGGCAAAAAATGATGATCTATGCCGTGTTGTACTGCATTTTGTCACCGTATGATAATGAACAGGTTGATATGATGCATAACCTATCGAAAAATAAGTTGCTCGAAGAGCTTCCTGTTTATAA AGAATTGTTGCGCTTGTTTATGTGCAAGGAACTCATCAACTTCGACGCCTTGTGTGCTGTCTATGCTGCTGAGTTGAACACCTTCGATATCTTCAACCAAGAAACTACTCATGGCAAAAAGTGCTGGGCAGAACTGAAGAATCGATTGATTGAACATAACGTACGCATTATTTCCAACTATTACACCCGAATCAATCTCAAGCGTATGGCGGAGTTGCTTGATTTGAGTGAAAACGAGTGTGAGGAATATCTATCCCGAATGGTCAACGCAGGAACCTTGAAGGTTAAAACAGATCGACCAGCCGGAGTTATATATTTCTCAACCAAAAAAGCTGCTTCGGAGATTCTCAACGATTGGGCGTTTGGACTGAACGAACTCATGAATCTGGTGAATAAAACGTGTCACTTGATCAATAAGGAAGAGTGTATAAACAACGTAATGCCGGCACCAACTAGTGCCACCGTGGTCCCTTTGTGA